The Pseudopipra pipra isolate bDixPip1 chromosome 6, bDixPip1.hap1, whole genome shotgun sequence genome includes a region encoding these proteins:
- the RASGRP1 gene encoding RAS guanyl-releasing protein 1, with protein MGTLGKRRENQQSAQACSTAPESALELKQTSHCPSLSNHTQVMMVPLGHLAKGATLEDLLETCIQSFDLEGNAYQNNQLLKIILAMHQFIISSADMLQKLIDLYLNALENNSSMLCVKICYFVRYWITEFWIMFKMDSKLSTTMEEFQELVRANGEELHCRLIDTSQINSRDWSRKLTQRVKANTSKKRKVSLLFDHLEPEELSDHLTYLEFKSFRRITFSDYQNYIVNSCVKENPTMERSISLCNGISQWVQLMVLSRPTPQLRAEVFIKFIHVAQKLHQLQNFNTLMAVIGGLCHSSISRLKETSSCVPHDVIKVFNEMTELLSSYRNYDSYRRAYNECSNFKIPILGVHLKDLISLYEGMPDYLEDKKINIYKLYSLYNHINELIQLQEMPLPLEANMDLVHLLTLSLDLYYTEDEIYELSYAREPRSHRAAPLTPCKPPVVADWASGVAPKPDPKTISKHVQRMVDSVFKNYDHDQDGYISQEEFEKIAASFPFSFCVMAKDWEGLISRDEITAYFMRASSIYSKLGLGFAHNFQETTYLRPTFCDNCAGFLWGVIKQGYRCKDCGMNCHKQCKDLVVIECKRRPKTSVADSSPTSALASSLCPVGVKEQFHGQEEGSFTFPNGEVVEHSEGSKDRTIMLMGSSAQKISVRLKPAVVHKGTQTDPVLLAGDVSRKRREKKEHRMPENPYLQTTPLSTFPSPLLGRKKAFVKWENKDSSQKMKEEHHSCKPSYQELEQERNILKADNEGLKIQLEQAHKKIESLTIQRRNHVVDSLQHRDCS; from the exons atttagaAGGAAATGCATATCAAAACAACCAGCTGCTAAAGATAATTCTTGCCATGCATCAGTTTATCATCTCCTCTGCAGACATGCTTCAGAAACTCATTGATCT CTATCTTAATGCTTTAGAAAATAACTCTTCCATGCTGTGTGTAAAGATATGCTATTTTGTGAG GTATTGGATTACAGAGTTCTGGATTATGTTCAAAATGGACTCTAAACTATCCACAACTATGGAGGAATTTCAAGAGCTGGTTAGAGCTAATGGTGAGGAGTTACACTGTCGTCTAATTGACACATCTCAAAT caattcTAGGGATTGGTCTAGAAAGCTGACACAGCGTGTAAAGGCCAACACCAGTAAGAAACGGAAAGTCTCGCTTCTCTTTGATCACCTTGAGCCAGAGGAGCTGTCAGACCACCTTACCTATCTTGAATTTAAGTCTTTCAGAAGAATAACA TTCTCAGATTATCAGAACTACATTGTGAATAGTTGTGTGAAAGAGAATCCAACAATGGAAAGATCAATTTCTCTTTGCAATGGTATCTCTCAGTGGGTGCAGCTAATGGTCCTCAGCAGACCAACACCACAGCTTCGGGCTGAAGTGTTTATCAAGTTCATTCATGTTGCACAG AAGCTCCACCAGCTGCAGAATTTCAATACATTAATGGCAGTGATAGGAGGTCTCTGTCACAGTTCCATTTCCAGGCTTAAGGAAACAAGCTCATGTGTTCCTCATGATGTAATTAAG gtgtTTAATGAAATGACAGAACTGCTTTCATCCTACAGAAATTATGATAGTTACCGACGGGCCTATAACGAGTGCAGTAACTTTAAGATCCCAATCCTTGGGGTCCACCTGAAAGACTTGATATCACTTTATGAGGGCATGCCGGACTACTTGGAggacaaaaaaattaacatataCAAACTATACTCCTTGTATAACCACATAAATGAGTTGATACAACTCCAGGAAATGCCACTTCCCCTGGAGGCTAATATGGACCTTGTTCATTTGCTTACA ctgtcCCTTGACCTTTACTACACAGAAGATGAAATTTATGAGCTTTCATATGCACGAGAGCCACGAAGTCACCGAGCTGCT CCTTTGACACCCTGCAAACCACCAGTAGTTGCAGACTGGGCCTCAGGAGTGGCTCCAAAACCTGATCCAAAAACCATCAGCAAACATGTTCAGAGGATGGTAGAT TCTGTCTTCAAAAATTATGACCATGATCAGGACGGATATATCTCCCAGGAAGAATTTGAAAAGATAGCTGCCAGTTTTCCATTCTCATTTTGTGTAATGGCAAAGGACTG ggaaggTCTGATTAGCAGGGATGAAATAACAGCTTACTTTATGAGGGCTAGCTCAATCTATTCCAAATTAGGACTTGGCTTTGCTCACAACTTCCAAGAGACCACTTACTTAAGGCCTACTTTCTGTGACAACTGTGCTGGATTT CTATGGGGAGTCATTAAACAAGGATACAGATGCAAAG ACTGCGGAATGAACTGTCACAAGCAGTGCAAAGACCTGGTGGTGATAGAGTGCAAGAGAAGACCCAAAACTTCAGTTGCAGACAGCAGCCCAACATCTGCTCTTGCATCAAGCCTCTGCCCAGTAGGAGTAAAAGAGCAATTCCATG gaCAAGAAGAAGGATCATTCACCTTTCCTAACGGGGAAGTAGTGGAACACAGTGAAGGCAGCAAGGACCGAACCATTATGCTCATGGGTTCCTCGGCTCAGAAAATCTCAGTGAGACTGAAACCTGCTGTGGTTCATAAAGGTACACAGACTGATCCTGTACTGCTGGCTGGTGATGTATCTCGTAAGcggagagagaagaaagaacatAGGATGCCAGAAAATCCTTATCTCCAGACAACTCCACTATCCACATTTCCAAGCCCACTTCTAGGCCGCAAAAAGGCATTTGTTAAATGGGAAAACAAGGACTCCAGCCAGAAAATGAAGGAGGAGCATCACAGCTGTAAACCCTCATACCAGGAACTTGAGCAG gaaagaaatattcTAAAGGCAGACAATGAAGGTTTGAAGATCCAACTGGAACAGGcacataaaaaaattgaatcTCTCACAATCCAGAGAAGAAACCACGTAGTTGACAGTCTACAACACAGAGACTGCTCCTAG